From Panicum hallii strain FIL2 chromosome 2, PHallii_v3.1, whole genome shotgun sequence, a single genomic window includes:
- the LOC112883554 gene encoding uncharacterized protein LOC112883554: MARRVKAPAPPMAVAATALLLLLTVRAQAGGDEAAACSSIPVFMACMGPEGLRAPTTSADPDEHKALSAECCNAFAGGER, translated from the coding sequence ATGGCGCGTCGTGTCAAGGCACCAGCGCCGCCCATGGCGGTCGCCGCCAcggccctgctgctgctgctgactgTGCGCGCCCaggccggcggcgacgaggcgGCTGCCTGCTCGAGCATCCCCGTGTTCATGGCGTGCATGGGCCCGGAGGGGCTGCGGGCGCCGACGACGTCGGCCGACCCCGACGAGCACAAGGCTCTGAGCGCCGAGTGCTGCAACGccttcgccggcggcgagcgctAG